The sequence below is a genomic window from Curtobacterium sp. MCPF17_002.
TGCTGCGATCTCGGCCGCCGCCTCCAGGTAGGAGAGCGAGCCGGTGGAGTTGACGTCGTACGCGACCACGCTCTGGCCGTAGCTTGGTGCTTCGCTCACACGGACGGACCGTGGGATGACCGCGTTGAGGACCTGACCGCCGAAGTGCTCGCGCACGTCAGCGGCGACCTGGTTGGAGAGGTTGGTCCGGCTGTCGTACATGGTGAGCAGGATCGTCGACACCCGGAGGTTCGGGTTGAGGTGCCGCTCGATGAGCTCGATGTTCCGCAGGAGCTGGCTGAGACCCTCGAGCGCGTAGTACTCGCACTGGATCGGGATCAGGACTTCCTGCGCCGCGACGAACGCGTTGATCGTCAGCAGGCCGAGCGACGGCGGGCAGTCGATGAAGACGTAGTGGTACGGCTCGTCCAGTGACGCCAGGTATTCGTCGAGTGCCGTGCGGAGCCGCTGCTCACGCGCGACGAGGGAGACCAGCTCGATCTCCGCACCCGCGAGGTGGATCGTCGCCGGAACACACCAGAGGGTGTCCGACTCAGGGGATCGCTGCACCGTGTCGGCGATGGGCGCCTCGTCGACGATCACGTCGTAGATGCTCGCCACCTCGGCCTGGTGGTTCACACCGAGCGCCGTCGACGCATTTCCCTGCGGGTCGAGGTCGATGACCAGGACCCGCGCTCCGCCGTGCGCGAGCGCCGCAGCGAGGTTGACCGTACTGGTCGTCTTGCCGACGCCGCCCTTCTGGTTGGACACGGTGAACACTCGCGTCTTCGCCGGCAAGGGGAACTGCTGTGTCGCGATCGCACGCCGACGACGGTTCAGATCAGCGATCTCACGAGCGAGCGGTGTCGACGCGTCGTAATCGGTCGATGAACTCAACGATTACCTCTTCCCCGGTTCGGTGTTTCACGTGGAACGCGGAGCCACTGGCGGCCGGTCGAACCGGCCCGAGCCGCAGCGTCAGTCAACTGTAGCCCGGAAGACGCGCGTGGTCTCCTCGACCACACCGACTCCGAGCTCGAGCACCTCGACATCAGTCAGGCGCTTGCGGAGGATCACCTTCCGAGCCTTCTCGATCTCGTCCTCGACCCGAGCACCCTTCATCAGGATGAGCTGGCCACCAGAACGGACGAGCGGCACGGTGAGCGGGATGAGCTTCGACAGCGCACTCACTGCGCGCGCCGTCACCTGGTCCACGACGATGCTGTCTGCGACGTCCTCAGCACGGGCCCGGACGACGTCGACGTTGTCGAGACCCAATCGGTCAGCCTCTGACGTGAGCCAGTCCACCCGACGCTCCATCGGCTCGATCAGGGTGAGGTGCACGTCTGGCCGGGCGATCGCGAGCACCAGGCCGGGAAGGCCGGCACCGGAACCGATGTCCGCGACGCGGCCACGTGCCTCCAGGAGGGGAGCAAGCAGCACGGAATTGAGGATGTGTCGGGTCCAGAGCCGCGGCAGTTCGAGCGGGCCGATCAGGCCCAGCTCCTCGCCGCGACGCGCGAGCTCGTTCGTGAAGGACCGAGCGACGTCGATGCGGTCCCCGAAGAGCGTGGCCGCAGCGGCCGGTTCCGACTCGAGCACGGGCGGAGCCGTGTCGGTCATCGGGTGACGACCGTGTGGCGGTCCCGACCCTCACCCTCGGACTCCGAGTGGAAGCCCTTCTCGGCGACCAGATCGTGCACCAGCTTGCGCTCGTACGACGACATCGGCGGGAGTGCTGCAGTGGTCGACCCGGCCTCGATGCGCTCGACGGCCGTGTCGACCAGTCGCTGGAGCTCCGTCGCGCGGGCATCCCGCGAACCACCGACGTCGAGGATGATTCGGCTGAACTCGCCCGTCTCCGCCTGGACCGCGATGCGGGTGAGCTCCTGCAGCGCCGACACCGTGTCCGGCTTCGAGAGGACGCGCAGGGCATCGCCCTCGTCCGTCACGGAGAGGTAGACGCGACCGCCGCGCTCCTCGATCTCGATGTCGCCGTCGAGGTCGCAGATGTCGAGGAGTTCCTCGATGTAGTCGGCCGCGATGTCCGCTTCGTCGCGCACGTCCTCATCGGAGGCCTCGGACTCGACTGCGTCGGCACCGATCGCGTCGGCACTGACTGCGTCGACTCTGACTGCGTCGGTCTCGATCGGGGTGTCCACGGC
It includes:
- a CDS encoding ParA family protein, with protein sequence MSSSTDYDASTPLAREIADLNRRRRAIATQQFPLPAKTRVFTVSNQKGGVGKTTSTVNLAAALAHGGARVLVIDLDPQGNASTALGVNHQAEVASIYDVIVDEAPIADTVQRSPESDTLWCVPATIHLAGAEIELVSLVAREQRLRTALDEYLASLDEPYHYVFIDCPPSLGLLTINAFVAAQEVLIPIQCEYYALEGLSQLLRNIELIERHLNPNLRVSTILLTMYDSRTNLSNQVAADVREHFGGQVLNAVIPRSVRVSEAPSYGQSVVAYDVNSTGSLSYLEAAAEIAARGAQD
- the rsmG gene encoding 16S rRNA (guanine(527)-N(7))-methyltransferase RsmG; translated protein: MTDTAPPVLESEPAAAATLFGDRIDVARSFTNELARRGEELGLIGPLELPRLWTRHILNSVLLAPLLEARGRVADIGSGAGLPGLVLAIARPDVHLTLIEPMERRVDWLTSEADRLGLDNVDVVRARAEDVADSIVVDQVTARAVSALSKLIPLTVPLVRSGGQLILMKGARVEDEIEKARKVILRKRLTDVEVLELGVGVVEETTRVFRATVD
- a CDS encoding R3H domain-containing nucleic acid-binding protein: MGADAVESEASDEDVRDEADIAADYIEELLDICDLDGDIEIEERGGRVYLSVTDEGDALRVLSKPDTVSALQELTRIAVQAETGEFSRIILDVGGSRDARATELQRLVDTAVERIEAGSTTAALPPMSSYERKLVHDLVAEKGFHSESEGEGRDRHTVVTR